From Deltaproteobacteria bacterium, one genomic window encodes:
- a CDS encoding sigma-54-dependent Fis family transcriptional regulator, which translates to MSKRIALLLDLEIEYSAAIGGWCARSSIAVVESRVEAAPVLDRHELCLVVIGLTGDLETAYERVRTVMKANRGVPTVVLARGMGGELGFRLARLGIYEVIDLPARALDVVARLSVHTSRAQQPTAMAALIGDSAGMQELRQRVREAASVDSKVLLQGETGTGKGLVARLVHQLSSRRAEPFVHVDCAALSPTLIESELFGHEKHSFTGAGNLRRGRFEAAGVGTIFLDEIGDLDAALQSKLLRVLEDRVFERVGGTQSLPMTARVIAATCHDLGRLVAQGRFRPDLYFRLNVIEIPVPPLRERLDDLPGLARAAVDRVSENLGIAPAEIGDSFLAPLRDHHWPGNVRELFNVVERILVRGRSGPLEADELEGLLAAPIALEPAPEPGSELRTAASPPDLTPSERADARRLAEALRATGGNISRASRRLTMPRGTIRHRIHKYGLEHLVQKD; encoded by the coding sequence GTGTCGAAGCGAATTGCGCTGCTTCTGGATCTCGAGATCGAGTACTCCGCGGCGATCGGTGGGTGGTGCGCGCGCAGCTCGATCGCGGTCGTCGAATCGCGCGTGGAGGCCGCGCCTGTCCTGGATCGACACGAGCTCTGCCTCGTGGTGATCGGCCTGACCGGGGATCTCGAGACGGCCTATGAGCGCGTTCGCACGGTCATGAAGGCGAACCGCGGCGTGCCCACGGTCGTGCTCGCGCGGGGCATGGGCGGAGAGCTCGGCTTCCGCCTCGCCCGGCTCGGGATCTACGAAGTCATCGATCTTCCGGCGCGGGCCCTGGACGTCGTCGCGAGGCTCTCCGTCCACACGAGCCGCGCGCAGCAGCCGACGGCCATGGCCGCGCTGATCGGTGACAGCGCGGGCATGCAGGAGCTGCGGCAGAGGGTGCGCGAGGCCGCGTCCGTGGACTCCAAGGTCCTGCTGCAGGGAGAGACCGGCACTGGAAAGGGGCTCGTCGCGAGGCTCGTGCACCAGCTCTCGTCGCGGCGCGCCGAGCCGTTCGTCCACGTCGACTGCGCGGCACTGTCCCCGACGCTGATCGAGAGCGAGCTCTTCGGGCACGAGAAGCACTCGTTTACCGGAGCCGGAAACCTGCGACGCGGTCGGTTCGAGGCCGCCGGCGTGGGAACCATCTTTCTCGACGAGATCGGTGACCTCGATGCGGCGCTGCAGTCGAAGCTGCTGCGCGTGCTCGAGGACCGCGTCTTCGAGCGCGTCGGCGGGACTCAGTCACTGCCGATGACCGCGCGCGTGATCGCGGCCACCTGTCACGACCTGGGCCGGCTTGTCGCGCAGGGCAGGTTCCGCCCCGATCTCTACTTCCGCCTCAACGTGATCGAAATTCCGGTGCCACCACTTCGCGAGCGCCTCGACGATCTGCCGGGGCTGGCACGAGCGGCGGTCGATCGCGTCTCCGAAAATCTTGGAATCGCACCCGCGGAGATTGGCGACTCCTTCCTGGCACCTCTTCGCGACCACCATTGGCCCGGCAACGTTCGCGAGCTCTTCAACGTCGTCGAGCGGATCCTCGTGCGCGGCAGGTCGGGGCCGCTGGAAGCGGACGAGCTCGAGGGACTGCTGGCGGCGCCGATCGCGTTGGAGCCGGCTCCCGAGCCCGGCTCCGAGCTTCGGACGGCTGCATCCCCGCCGGACCTCACGCCGAGCGAACGCGCGGACGCGCGCAGGCTCGCCGAGGCCCTGCGCGCGACCGGGGGAAACATCTCGCGGGCCTCGCGCCGGCTCACGATGCCCCGCGGAACCATCCGCCACCGGATCCACAAGTACGGATTGGAGCACCTGGTTCAGAAGGACTAG